The Acidimicrobiia bacterium nucleotide sequence TGCGGCGGCATCGTGAAGACCGACACCGTCATGTTCGGCGAGTCGTTGCCGACCGGCGAGTGGACGACCGCCTTGATCATGGCCTCGGCGGCAGAGGCCATTCTCGTCGTGGGGAGCACTCTGGGCGTATACCCCGCCGCAGATGTCGTGCTCGACCCGGCCCGGCGCGGGATTCCGATGGTGATAGTCAACCTCGGCCCCACAGAGCACGATCACCTCGCCAAGGTCAAACTCGACGAAAGAGCCGGAACGGTTCTGCCGCCGCTGGTTGACCGGGTACTTGGGCGGTAGGCAAATGCCGGACGCCTCCGCCCGGGTTCTGTTGCCTGCTGCCCGTCGCCTCCCGCTCCGTGCCCGGTTTCCGAGGGCCGGCGGATATCTACAATCGGCCTAGATGCAGCTACCAATCGCCGTGCTCGTCTCTGGTTCGGGTTCAAACCTCCAGGCGATCATCGACGCGGCGGATGCCGATCCGTCGTTCGGTGCTCGCATCGTCATCGTCATCTCCGACCGTCCGGAGATTCGTGGCCTGGACCGTGCGGCCGCGGCGGGGATCCCGACCAGGATCGTGCCGTGGAGTGAGGCACCCGACCGGGTTGCCTTCACCAACTCGGTCTGCGATGCGGCCGAGGAAGCCGGTGCCGCAGCCCTGATCCTGGCCGGGTTCATGCGCGTTCTCTCGGGAGAGGCGGTCGATCGCTTCCCGAACCGGATCCTCAACATCCATCCGGCGCTCATCCCTTCGTTTCCCGGCGCGCACGGAGTGAGGGACGCTCTCGACCACGGTGTAAAGGTGACCGGCGTGACGGTGCACTTCGTGGACGAGCACGTGGATCACGGCCCGATCATCGCCCAGACGGCGGTCCCGGTGTTCGCCGGCGACACCGAGGAGTCGCTGCACGCCCGTATCCAGGTTGAAGAACATCAGTTGTATCCAAGAGTTGTGAAGGCATTCGCCAACGGGCGGCTGTCGGTCGACGGCAGAACCGTCGTCTGGGAAGGAGAGACATTGTGACCCGCATACCGGTCAGGCGCGCGTTGTTGTCGGTTTCGAACAAGCACGGGCTGCTGGAGTTCGCGCGCCGGCTGGTCGATGCCGAAGTCGAGCTGGTGTCATCGGGCGGAACCGCAGGAATTCTCAATGAGGCAGGTCTTCCGGTCACGAAGGTCTCCGACGTAACCGGCGCTCCTGAGATCCTCGGCGGCCGG carries:
- the purN gene encoding phosphoribosylglycinamide formyltransferase, whose amino-acid sequence is MQLPIAVLVSGSGSNLQAIIDAADADPSFGARIVIVISDRPEIRGLDRAAAAGIPTRIVPWSEAPDRVAFTNSVCDAAEEAGAAALILAGFMRVLSGEAVDRFPNRILNIHPALIPSFPGAHGVRDALDHGVKVTGVTVHFVDEHVDHGPIIAQTAVPVFAGDTEESLHARIQVEEHQLYPRVVKAFANGRLSVDGRTVVWEGETL